Proteins from one Ipomoea triloba cultivar NCNSP0323 chromosome 1, ASM357664v1 genomic window:
- the LOC116017195 gene encoding ABC transporter B family member 11-like codes for MSIEASKNWIPFYKLFSFADFTDKILMGIGTVGSIASGVCEIIMVVLLGELIDAFGHNQDRNNVVPAVSKVSLKFVYAAFAMGASSFLQVACWIVTGERQAARIRNHYLTSILRQDIGFFDKEISTGESTANMSGDIVVLQDAMGEKVGKFIKLVAEFVAGFVVALVRGWHLALVMLSALPPVGLSLVITFIFMAKAASRAQSAYTRAANVVEQTVSSIKMVASFTGENKAVASYKASLAKAYKSEVYQHLAQGLGSGAFLFILFSSFSLSFWYGGRLILEKGYTGGKVINVTLAVLFGSMALGHASDCMAAFAAGQAAMFKMFEIINRNPEVDANENDGRVLDDIQGEIELRDIHFSYPTRQNDLILNGFSVSVPIGKALALVGHSGSGKSTVISLIERFYVPQSGEILIDGVNIKMFKLKWLRQQIGLVSQEPVLFTTTIKENIAYGKGCATMEEIRVAAELANAYKFIKDLPQGLDTMVGERGTQLSGGQKQRIAIARAILKEPRVLLLDEATSALDAESDRAVQKALEKVMVNRTTVIVAHRLSTVRNADIIAVVHQGQIAEKGTHSQLLKDPEGAYSRLLHLQEANKAEELRGGEDMTAESNIEMEKWSSGSMSIDVADNYPTRHGISSNKTPEKAADVSLCRFASLSKPELPMLAAAATFALIYGAIFPVFGLLLANIIQTYYLPPNKLKKDSAFWALMLVILGALALLSILIKLCLFGVARGKLINRIASMCFEKVVHTEIGWFDEPQNSSGVIVAKLSSDAATIRTLISDALLQMIQNLVSCILGLVIAFRTNWQLSLFSFIMFPLIGVNIYVEAKHTKGFSTDTKMLYEDATQVASDAVGNMRTVASFCAEEKVMELYNTKCEKPKKRGLRRGLITGISFGLTCCSIFFVHASISYFGAHLVAHGKATFEDYFRVFYAMYFTTSVLSQSSSFTQDFRKAKAVAKSIFGLLDRQSKMDLDEKSGLELDSVQGEIEFQNVCYAYPTRSDVKVLCGFSFTVQNGMTVALVGKSGSGKSTVIMLDGVDIRNLNLKWLRKQMGLVSQEPVLLNDTIRANITYGKEDDVTEGEVIAAAELANAHKFISGLQQGYDTVVGERGVQLSGGQKQRVAIARAIMKSPRILLLDEATSALDAESERMVQDALDKIMVNRTTIMIAHRLSTIRGADVIAVVKDGAVVEKGKHDMLIAKRDGHYASLVALHTSPSSEPSAANVYSLSKFSLDSSVSSWVVDCK; via the exons ATGAGTATAGAGGCAAGCAAGAACTGGATTCCATTCTACAAGCTCTTCTCCTTTGCGGATTTTACAGATAAAATCTTGATGGGAATTGGCACAGTAGGTTCCATCGCGAGTGGCGTGTGTGAGATAATCATGGTTGTCTTGCTCGGAGAGCTGATAGATGCCTTTGGACACAATCAGGATAGAAACAATGTTGTTCCAGCAGTTTCAAAG GTGTCATTGAAATTTGTCTATGCTGCTTTTGCTATGGGAGCATCCTCGTTTCTTC AGGTGGCTTGCTGGATAGTCACAGGAGAACGACAGGCTGCCCGAATAAGGAACCATTATTTGACAAGTATTCTAAGACAAGACATCGGTTTTTTTGACAAGGAAATAAGCACAGGTGAAAGTACTGCAAATATGTCCGGTGACATTGTTGTCTTGCAAGATGCTATGGGTGAAAAG GTGGGGAAGTTCATTAAGCTGGTTGCAGAATTTGTAGCAGGATTTGTGGTTGCCTTAGTTAGAGGGTGGCATCTTGCACTGGTTATGTTATCCGCTCTTCCCCCAGTGGGGCTATCTCTTGTGATCACATTCATCTTCATGGCGAAAGCTGCATCTCGTGCACAAAGCGCTTATACTAGAGCTGCAAATGTAGTAGAGCAGACTGTTAGCTCAATTAAAATG GTTGCGTCGTTTACAGGGGAAAACAAAGCGGTGGCTAGCTACAAAGCGTCGCTTGCCAAGGCTTACAAGTCTGAGGTTTATCAACATCTTGCTCAGGGATTAGGCTCTGGGGCTTTCCTGTTTATTCTGTTCTCCAGTTTCTCTCTGTCTTTTTGGTATGGTGGGAGGTTGATCTTGGAAAAGGGTTATACGGGCGGTAAAGTTATCAATGTAACGTTAGCTGTATTGTTCGGTTCAAT GGCTCTGGGACACGCATCAGACTGTATGGCAGCATTTGCTGCAGGGCAAGCTGCAATGTTCAAGATGTTTGAGATTATAAACCGAAACCCAGAGGTGGATGCAAACGAGAACGATGGTAGAGTGTTAGATGATATTCAAGGCGAAATTGAGCTGAGAGATATCCATTTCAGTTACCCAACCAGACAAAATGACCTAATCCTCAATGGATTTTCAGTGTCAGTTCCCATTGGCAAAGCCTTAGCTTTGGTAGGTCACAGTGGCAGTGGCAAGTCAACAGTGATAAGCCTGATAGAGAGGTTCTATGTTCCACAATCTGGCGAAATTCTCATTGATGGGGTCAATATTAAAATGTTCAAGCTGAAATGGCTCAGGCAACAAATTGGCCTGGTCAGTCAAGAGCCTGTTCTATTCACAACCACTATAAAAGAAAACATTGCCTATGGAAAAGGCTGTGCAACTATGGAAGAAATCAGAGTTGCAGCCGAGTTGGCAAATGCTTACAAGTTCATTAAAGATCTACCTCAG GGACTAGACACCATGGTTGGGGAAAGGGGAACTCAGCTGTCGGGTGGACAGAAGCAGCGAATTGCCATAGCTCGAGCAATCTTAAAAGAACCGCGGGTTTTGCTGCTGGACGAGGCAACGAGTGCTCTAGATGCTGAATCTGACAGAGCTGTGCAAAAAGCACTGGAAAAAGTTATGGTGAATAGAACAACTGTCATAGTTGCCCATCGTCTAAGCACAGTTAGAAATGCGGATATCATTGCAGTTGTTCATCAAGGACAGATTGCAGAAAAAG GCACTCATTCTCAACTTCTCAAGGATCCTGAAGGAGCCTACTCTCGGCTTCTGCACTTGCAAGAGGCGAATAAAGCAGAAGAATTGCGGGGAGGTGAGGATATGACAGCAGAATCCAATATAGAGATGGAAAAATGGAGCTCGGGTTCAATGTCAATAGATGTTGCTGACAACTATCCCACAAGACATGGGATTTCTTCCAACAAAACACCCGAAAAGGCTGCAGATGTTTCACTTTGTCGCTTTGCCTCACTCAGCAAGCCAGAACTTCCAATGCTCGCAGCAGCTGCCACTTTTGCTCTCATTTATGGAGCTATCTTCCCCGTTTTTGGCTTACTTTTGGCCAATATAATCCAAACATATTACTTGCCACCAAATAAGCTGAAGAAAGATTCAGCATTCTGGGCACTAATGCTTGTGATTCTTGGAGCACTGGCATTACTGTCTATTCTGATAAAGTTATGCCTATTCGGGGTGGCGAGAGGTAAACTGATCAATCGAATTGCATCCATGTGCTTTGAAAAGGTCGTTCATACAGAAATTGGTTGGTTCGATGAGCCACAGAACTCGAGTGGAGTAATAGTTGCAAAGCTCTCTTCTGATGCTGCTACAATCAGAACATTAATCAGTGATGCCCTTCTGCAGATGATTCAAAATCTTGTTTCTTGTATTCTTGGTTTAGTCATTGCTTTTAGAACAAACTGGCAGCTATCACTGTTTTCCTTCATCATGTTCCCACTAATCGGGGTAAATATATACGTTGAAGCCAAGCACACGAAAGGGTTCAGTACCGACACAAAG ATGTTGTACGAGGATGCCACGCAAGTTGCCAGCGATGCAGTTGGAAACATGAGAACAGTGGCATCCTTCTGTGCAGAAGAGAAGGTCATGGAGCTATACAACACAAAATGCGAGAAACCAAAGAAGAGAGGACTGAGGAGAGGGCTGATAACAGGGATCAGCTTTGGTCTAACCTGTTGTTCGATATTCTTTGTTCATGCCAGCATTTCTTATTTTGGTGCACATCTCGTGGCACATGGCAAAGCAACATTTGAAGATTATTTTCGT GTTTTCTATGCAATGTATTTTACAACTTCTGTACTATCTCAATCAAGCTCCTTCACCCAAGATTTCCGAAAAGCAAAAGCTGTTGCTAAGTCGATATTCGGGCTTCTAGATAGACAGTCTAAGATGGACCTCGACGAGAAGTCTGGTTTGGAACTAGACTCAGTGCAGGGAGAAATTGAGTTTCAAAATGTATGCTATGCATATCCAACTAGATCAGATGTCAAAGTTCTCTGTGGTTTCAGCTTCACAGTTCAGAACGGGATG ACAGTTGCACTGGTGGGGAAGAGTGGGAGTGGGAAGTCGACAGTGATAATGCTAGATGGAGTTGATATTAGAAATTTGAACCTGAAGTGGCTAAGGAAGCAGATGGGGCTTGTAAGCCAAGAACCAGTTTTATTAAATGACACCATCAGAGCAAACATTACCTATGGGAAAGAAGATGATGTAACAGAAGGAGAAGTCATAGCTGCAGCAGAGCTGGCAAATGCTCACAAGTTCATCAGTGGCCTGCAACAG GGATATGACACGGTGGTAGGGGAGCGAGGGGTTCAGCTGTCTGGGGGACAGAAGCAGCGAGTGGCTATTGCCCGAGCTATTATGAAGAGCCCGAGAATACTGCTGTTGGACGAGGCGACTAGCGCGCTAGATGCTGAATCGGAGAGGATGGTTCAGGATGCACTGGATAAGATTATGGTGAACCGGACCACGATTATGATAGCACACAGGCTGTCAACAATTAGAGGAGCTGATGTAATTGCTGTAGTTAAGGATGGGGCTGTTGTGGAAAAGGGAAAGCATGATATGCTTATTGCTAAAAGAGATGGTCACTATGCTTCCCTAGTTGCACTCCACACAAGCCCTTCATCAGAACCCTCAGCAGCAAATGTATACAGCTTATCGAAATTTTCCCTAGACAGCTCAGTTAGTTCCTGGGTGGTAGATTGCAAATAA